A genomic segment from Sphingopyxis sp. DBS4 encodes:
- a CDS encoding ribbon-helix-helix domain-containing protein, with protein MRRSTARYSKRRNQDSRHNGGGGRKGDLSRFVGEAVNQEVLCKTARDIQACMRALNRAISRN; from the coding sequence ATGCGCCGATCGACGGCCAGATATTCAAAGCGCCGAAATCAGGACTCGCGCCATAATGGCGGCGGCGGTCGCAAGGGCGACCTGTCACGCTTTGTTGGGGAAGCCGTCAATCAGGAAGTGCTCTGCAAAACCGCCCGCGATATCCAGGCGTGCATGCGGGCGTTGAACCGGGCGATATCGAGAAATTGA
- a CDS encoding glycoside hydrolase family 3 C-terminal domain-containing protein, with translation MALDVGVGRPLDPETVVQRLADDAEAEIIRPIGVSLRLWHHPFLGPGRRAVETDLEQQALADAVLALGKPVATVIFAGRPLTIGALADRAPAILWAWHPGVEAGPALADLLFGDVSPSGRLPISFPRHVGQIPIHYDHRSTGRPPSETERNSAKYVDAPWTPLYPFGHGLTYAPVRYEALTLSSERVAPGAALDVAFRIANEGRFAVEEVVQLYLHDEVASTTRPVKALKRFARIALAPGERKQVRFTLAAADFALLDVGLAPVVEPGGFSLFVGGSSETALEAYFTVES, from the coding sequence GTGGCCCTCGACGTTGGTGTCGGGCGCCCGCTCGATCCGGAAACCGTCGTTCAGCGCCTGGCGGATGATGCCGAAGCCGAAATTATTCGCCCAATAGGCGTCAGCCTCCGCCTTTGGCATCACCCCTTTCTCGGTCCAGGTCGTCGTGCCGTCGAAACCGACCTCGAACAGCAGGCGCTCGCCGACGCGGTCCTGGCGCTCGGCAAGCCGGTGGCGACGGTGATTTTCGCGGGCCGCCCGCTGACGATCGGCGCGCTCGCCGACCGCGCGCCGGCGATCCTCTGGGCCTGGCATCCGGGGGTCGAGGCGGGGCCCGCGCTCGCCGATCTGCTGTTCGGCGACGTCAGCCCGTCGGGCCGCCTGCCGATCAGCTTCCCGCGCCACGTCGGGCAGATTCCGATCCACTACGACCACCGCAGCACCGGCCGTCCGCCGAGCGAGACCGAACGCAACAGCGCCAAATATGTCGACGCCCCCTGGACCCCGCTCTATCCCTTCGGCCACGGCCTGACATATGCGCCTGTCCGTTACGAGGCGTTGACCCTGTCGTCCGAACGGGTCGCGCCCGGCGCCGCGCTTGATGTCGCCTTCCGGATCGCGAACGAAGGCCGGTTCGCGGTCGAGGAGGTGGTCCAGCTTTATCTGCACGACGAGGTCGCGAGTACGACCCGCCCGGTCAAGGCGCTCAAGCGTTTCGCCCGCATCGCGCTCGCACCCGGTGAGCGCAAACAAGTCCGCTTCACGCTCGCGGCCGCCGATTTCGCGTTGCTCGATGTCGGTCTTGCGCCCGTGGTCGAACCGGGCGGCTTCTCGCTGTTCGTCGGCGGCAGTTCGGAAACGGCGCTGGAGGCGTATTTCACCGTCGAGAGCTGA
- the rodA gene encoding rod shape-determining protein RodA, with protein MIPVPPAIQRIPWKLIALLGSIITFDLLVLYSAAGGNWSPWAWQQGVRFLVFLGIMLGISRMPLRIFEDFSYLGYLGVLLLLLAVELLGFVGGGSQRWLNLGFMNLQPSELMKVAIVLALARFYAQLPPGNTRTFTALWPALVAIGLPAALVMLQPDLGTALAISIGGVVVMFVAGLPFWWFGSAAGAGAAALPVLFSMLHDYQQKRILIFLDPESDPLGAGYHISQSKIAIGSGGIGGKGFLNGSQSHLDYLPEGHTDFIFATMAEEWGLIGGIGLLFAFFLLIRWGTRVALRARTRFGQLTAAGLTMTIFFYIAINLSMVMGLAPVVGIPLPLFSYGGSSMLTIMTCIGIILAVENDSKTGSRRFH; from the coding sequence ATGATCCCCGTCCCGCCCGCCATCCAGCGCATTCCGTGGAAGCTGATCGCGCTGCTCGGCTCGATCATCACTTTCGACCTGCTCGTCCTTTATTCGGCGGCGGGCGGAAACTGGTCGCCCTGGGCGTGGCAACAGGGGGTGCGTTTCCTCGTTTTCCTCGGCATCATGCTCGGCATCAGCCGGATGCCCCTCCGGATCTTCGAGGATTTCTCCTATCTGGGCTATCTTGGTGTCCTGCTGCTACTCCTCGCAGTGGAGCTTTTGGGCTTCGTCGGCGGCGGCAGCCAGCGGTGGCTCAACCTCGGCTTCATGAACCTTCAACCCTCGGAACTGATGAAGGTCGCGATCGTCCTCGCGCTTGCGCGCTTCTATGCCCAATTGCCACCGGGCAACACGCGCACCTTCACCGCGCTCTGGCCCGCGCTGGTCGCCATCGGGCTCCCCGCCGCGCTCGTCATGCTGCAGCCCGACCTCGGCACCGCGCTCGCGATCAGCATCGGCGGCGTGGTCGTGATGTTCGTCGCCGGGCTGCCTTTCTGGTGGTTCGGCAGCGCCGCCGGCGCGGGCGCCGCGGCGCTTCCGGTGCTTTTCTCGATGCTTCACGATTATCAGCAGAAGCGAATCCTGATCTTCCTCGACCCCGAGAGCGATCCCCTCGGCGCAGGCTATCATATCAGCCAATCGAAGATCGCGATCGGATCGGGCGGAATCGGCGGCAAGGGCTTCCTCAACGGGTCGCAGAGCCATCTCGACTATCTGCCCGAGGGGCATACCGACTTCATCTTCGCGACGATGGCCGAGGAATGGGGGCTGATCGGCGGGATCGGCCTGCTCTTCGCCTTTTTCCTGCTGATCCGCTGGGGCACGCGCGTCGCGCTGCGCGCCCGCACGCGCTTCGGCCAATTGACCGCCGCCGGCCTGACGATGACGATCTTCTTCTATATCGCGATCAACCTGTCGATGGTGATGGGCCTGGCGCCGGTCGTCGGCATTCCGCTGCCGCTCTTTTCCTATGGCGGATCGTCGATGCTGACGATCATGACCTGCATCGGCATCATCCTGGCGGTCGAGAACGACAGCAAGACGGGCAGCCGCCGCTTTCACTGA
- the mrdA gene encoding penicillin-binding protein 2 translates to MFGKKSPPITEAWRGITFTRRAIVVGGAQAALFGTLAARMAYISIIDNERYVLESESNRVNLTLIPPRRGWIVDRQGKALANNRVSLRVDIIPDRLHNKDLVLGQLKTLLRLDGDTMERIERDLKAASGFQPVAVAEDVTEQDYASVLVHLPELPGIAPQRGFARNYPTGAAVGHLIGYVGAPTAEEYEKVKDPLYITPGYKTGKDGLEKYFQDMLRGKPGAKRVEVTARGKVVRELSTQPDTQGKTVHLTIDADLQDYAARRLGPESGAAVVIDTLTGDILAFVSMPSFDPNSFSDGISNSEYSWLRADDHQPLINKATRGLYPPGSTLKPMAAIAAIEHGIDPSERHTCIGGYRLGNRFFRCLGTHGSLDMPHAIMKSCNSYFYWVADRLGYDAIAPTARLMGLGEEFQLAGSNQRFGTIPDSAWKMKKYGQPWSASDSLNAVIGQGYVSVNPLQLAVMASRIASGRRLYPRLVNRQFKNDPLPFSAEALGTARLGMDLVVNGPGGTAGRSRLPLDGITMAGKTGTAQVRGLNTGNGKGGTWKFRDHGLFIGFAPVGDPRYAISVIIEHGMGGSRAAAPVAKDILTFLYDREKAMEALDAFETGWGGTIKERMDRNYAAWKAGIAAPDPGLAQ, encoded by the coding sequence ATGTTCGGCAAGAAAAGCCCGCCCATCACCGAAGCCTGGAGAGGCATCACCTTCACCCGCCGCGCGATCGTCGTCGGCGGCGCGCAGGCGGCGCTGTTCGGCACGCTCGCGGCGCGGATGGCCTATATTTCGATCATCGACAATGAGCGCTATGTTCTTGAATCGGAAAGCAATCGCGTCAATCTAACGCTCATCCCGCCGCGGCGCGGCTGGATCGTCGACCGGCAGGGCAAGGCGCTGGCGAACAATCGCGTCTCCTTGCGCGTCGACATCATTCCCGATCGCCTGCACAACAAGGATCTGGTACTCGGACAGCTCAAGACGCTGCTCCGCCTCGATGGCGACACGATGGAGCGGATCGAGCGCGACCTGAAAGCCGCGTCGGGATTTCAGCCGGTGGCGGTCGCGGAAGACGTCACGGAGCAGGATTATGCCTCGGTGCTTGTCCATCTGCCCGAACTGCCGGGCATCGCGCCGCAGCGCGGCTTTGCGCGCAACTATCCGACCGGCGCCGCGGTCGGCCATCTGATCGGATATGTCGGGGCGCCGACCGCAGAGGAATATGAGAAGGTCAAGGATCCGCTCTACATCACGCCCGGCTACAAGACGGGCAAGGACGGGCTCGAAAAATATTTTCAGGACATGCTGCGCGGCAAGCCCGGCGCCAAGCGCGTCGAGGTCACCGCGCGCGGCAAGGTAGTGCGCGAGCTCAGCACCCAGCCCGACACGCAGGGCAAGACCGTCCACCTGACGATCGACGCCGACCTGCAGGACTATGCCGCGCGGCGCCTGGGCCCCGAATCGGGCGCAGCGGTCGTCATCGACACGCTGACCGGCGATATCCTCGCCTTCGTCTCGATGCCCAGCTTCGATCCGAACAGCTTTTCGGACGGCATCAGCAATTCGGAATATAGCTGGCTGCGCGCCGACGATCACCAGCCGCTGATCAACAAGGCGACGCGCGGCCTCTATCCGCCCGGTTCGACGCTGAAGCCGATGGCCGCGATCGCCGCCATCGAGCATGGCATCGATCCCAGCGAGCGCCACACGTGCATCGGCGGCTACCGCCTCGGCAACCGTTTCTTCCGCTGCCTCGGCACGCACGGCAGCCTCGATATGCCGCACGCGATCATGAAAAGCTGCAACAGCTATTTCTACTGGGTCGCGGATCGGCTCGGTTATGATGCGATCGCCCCGACGGCGCGCCTGATGGGCCTCGGCGAGGAATTCCAGCTCGCGGGCAGCAACCAGCGCTTCGGCACCATCCCCGACAGCGCGTGGAAGATGAAGAAATACGGCCAGCCCTGGTCGGCGTCGGATTCGCTGAACGCGGTGATCGGTCAGGGCTATGTCAGCGTGAACCCGCTTCAGCTCGCGGTGATGGCGTCGCGCATCGCCTCGGGGCGCCGCCTCTATCCCCGCCTCGTCAACCGGCAGTTCAAGAACGACCCCCTGCCCTTCTCCGCCGAAGCGCTCGGGACCGCGCGCCTGGGCATGGACCTCGTCGTCAACGGGCCGGGCGGCACCGCCGGGCGCAGCCGCCTGCCGCTCGACGGAATCACCATGGCCGGCAAGACCGGCACCGCGCAGGTACGCGGGCTCAACACCGGCAATGGCAAGGGCGGGACGTGGAAGTTTCGCGACCACGGCCTGTTCATCGGCTTCGCGCCGGTCGGCGATCCGCGCTATGCGATATCGGTCATCATCGAGCATGGCATGGGCGGCAGCCGCGCCGCAGCCCCCGTCGCCAAGGACATTCTCACCTTTCTCTACGACCGCGAAAAGGCGATGGAAGCGCTCGATGCGTTCGAGACCGGCTGGGGCGGCACGATCAAGGAGCGCATGGATCGCAATTATGCGGCCTGGAAGGCCGGTATCGCCGCGCCCGATCCGGGGCTCGCGCAATGA
- a CDS encoding rod shape-determining protein MreD, whose translation MNPRGPRLGEPASLWRMRIVPIATVLFASALPLMLPLVASSPVLPPLGLLFFLSWQLLRTEMWPVWIGLPLGLWDDLFSGAPIGTAIGLWTIASIVIAYISQRIYWRGFLHDWAIGALLVAVIQSIAALITHPHAAPGHVLGLVVPQIIVSVLLMPLFLRLTGKFDNFRLRRR comes from the coding sequence ATGAACCCGCGCGGACCGCGCCTCGGCGAACCGGCGTCGCTGTGGCGGATGCGGATCGTGCCGATCGCGACCGTGCTGTTCGCCTCGGCGCTGCCGCTGATGCTGCCGCTCGTCGCCAGTTCGCCGGTGCTGCCGCCGCTCGGACTGCTGTTCTTTTTGAGCTGGCAGCTGCTGCGCACCGAGATGTGGCCGGTGTGGATCGGCCTGCCGCTCGGCCTGTGGGACGATCTGTTCAGCGGCGCGCCGATCGGCACCGCGATCGGGCTGTGGACGATCGCGAGCATCGTGATCGCTTATATCTCGCAGCGCATCTATTGGCGCGGCTTTCTGCACGACTGGGCGATCGGCGCCTTGCTCGTCGCGGTCATTCAGTCAATCGCCGCGCTGATCACCCACCCCCACGCTGCGCCGGGGCATGTCCTCGGGCTCGTGGTGCCCCAAATCATCGTTTCGGTCCTGCTCATGCCGCTGTTTCTTCGTCTGACCGGCAAGTTTGACAATTTCCGTCTCAGGCGCAGATAA
- the mreC gene encoding rod shape-determining protein MreC, translating into MVRPAHRRPGQSRKAQYSLFAAYVIAVTGAVAGLLLAVLSVVDPVGFAQLRIASQEVTAPIARASRAAIGSISGIDDAVSAYVQAGSQNRRLRKELAATRRQLVATSSLQEENRQLKALLQLQQTDKAAIANGYLLTSTSTSSRRIALLSIGRNVGIAAGQPVRGADGLIGRVLSSGPSVSQVLLLTDVDNIVPVRRARDGLPALAYGRGNGDLDIRTLNIANNPFKPGDILVTSGTGGLYPPNIPVAIVARRQDDGALARPLADPAKVDAVSVLRAYTPDNIEAQAVPAPAPAPAPPSAKAP; encoded by the coding sequence ATGGTCCGCCCGGCACATCGGCGTCCGGGGCAATCCCGAAAGGCCCAGTACAGCCTGTTCGCTGCCTATGTCATTGCGGTGACGGGGGCGGTGGCGGGTTTGCTGCTGGCTGTGCTGTCGGTCGTCGATCCCGTGGGCTTTGCCCAGCTTCGCATCGCGAGCCAGGAAGTGACCGCGCCGATCGCGCGCGCCAGCCGTGCGGCGATCGGCTCGATCTCGGGGATCGACGACGCCGTGTCGGCCTATGTCCAGGCGGGGTCGCAGAACCGGCGGCTGCGCAAGGAGCTGGCCGCGACGCGCCGCCAGCTTGTCGCGACCAGTTCGCTCCAGGAGGAAAATCGCCAATTGAAGGCGCTGCTCCAATTGCAGCAGACCGACAAGGCGGCGATCGCCAACGGCTATCTCCTCACCTCGACCTCGACGAGCAGCAGGCGCATCGCGCTGCTCAGCATCGGTCGCAACGTCGGCATCGCGGCAGGGCAGCCGGTGCGCGGCGCCGACGGGCTCATCGGACGCGTGCTGAGTTCGGGCCCCTCGGTGTCGCAGGTGCTGCTGCTTACCGACGTCGACAATATCGTTCCCGTCCGCCGCGCGCGCGACGGACTGCCCGCGCTCGCCTATGGCCGCGGCAACGGCGATCTCGACATCCGCACGCTCAATATCGCGAACAATCCGTTCAAGCCCGGCGACATTCTGGTCACCTCGGGAACCGGCGGTCTTTATCCGCCGAACATCCCGGTCGCGATCGTCGCGCGCCGCCAGGATGACGGCGCGCTCGCTCGCCCGCTCGCCGACCCCGCGAAAGTCGATGCCGTGTCGGTGCTGCGCGCCTATACCCCCGACAATATCGAGGCGCAGGCGGTCCCCGCGCCCGCGCCCGCCCCCGCTCCTCCGTCCGCGAAAGCGCCATGA
- a CDS encoding rod shape-determining protein, translating to MSFFSRWLKFNSQDMAIDLGTANTVVYVRGKGIVLNEPSVVAVETLNGIKRVKAVGDDAKLMMGKTPDSIEAIRPLRDGVIADIDVAEQMIKHFITKVHGGKPNAFRSPEIVICVPSGSTSVERRAIRDAASNAGASEVWLIEEPMAAAIGADMPVTEPIGSMVVDIGGGTTEVAVLSLRGLAYTTSVRAGGDKMDEAIVSYVRRHHNLLIGEATAERIKKDFGIARIPADGVGLTIHIKGRDLVNGVPKEISINQAQIAEALSEPIGTIVEGVRIALENTAPELAADIVDQGIVLTGGGALIAELDELLRDATGLPVTVAEDPLTCVAIGTGRAMEDPAFRGVLQQA from the coding sequence ATGTCCTTCTTTTCTCGCTGGCTTAAATTCAACTCCCAAGACATGGCAATCGACCTCGGCACCGCGAACACGGTCGTCTATGTGCGCGGCAAGGGCATCGTCCTCAACGAGCCTTCGGTGGTCGCGGTCGAGACGCTGAACGGCATCAAACGCGTGAAGGCGGTCGGCGACGACGCAAAGCTGATGATGGGCAAGACCCCCGACAGCATCGAGGCGATCCGCCCGCTGCGCGACGGCGTCATCGCCGACATCGACGTCGCCGAGCAGATGATCAAGCATTTCATCACCAAGGTCCATGGCGGCAAGCCCAACGCGTTCCGCAGCCCCGAAATCGTGATCTGCGTCCCCTCGGGCTCGACCAGCGTCGAACGCCGCGCGATCCGCGACGCTGCCTCGAACGCGGGCGCGAGCGAAGTGTGGCTGATCGAGGAACCGATGGCGGCCGCGATCGGCGCCGACATGCCGGTCACCGAACCGATCGGATCGATGGTCGTCGACATCGGCGGCGGCACGACCGAAGTCGCGGTGCTGTCGCTCCGCGGCCTCGCCTACACCACTTCGGTCCGCGCGGGCGGCGACAAGATGGACGAAGCGATCGTCTCCTATGTCCGCCGACACCATAATCTGCTGATCGGCGAAGCGACCGCCGAGCGGATCAAGAAGGATTTCGGGATCGCGCGCATCCCCGCCGACGGCGTCGGGCTGACGATCCACATCAAGGGCCGCGACCTCGTCAACGGGGTGCCCAAGGAAATCTCGATCAACCAGGCGCAGATCGCAGAGGCCTTGTCCGAACCGATCGGTACGATCGTCGAGGGCGTGCGCATCGCGCTCGAGAACACGGCGCCCGAACTCGCCGCCGACATCGTCGACCAGGGTATCGTCCTGACCGGCGGCGGCGCGCTGATCGCCGAGCTTGACGAACTGCTGCGCGACGCGACCGGCCTGCCGGTCACGGTGGCCGAGGATCCGCTGACCTGCGTCGCGATCGGCACCGGCCGCGCGATGGAGGATCCGGCCTTCCGCGGCGTGCTGCAGCAAGCCTGA
- the mutL gene encoding DNA mismatch repair endonuclease MutL, protein MSIRRLPETLVNRIAAGEVVERPAAALKELVENAIDARATRISVRIVEGGISRLEVEDDGCGMTPSDMALALERHATSKLPDDAIEDVTTLGFRGEALPSIASVARLTLESRVAGGDGWKRVVDNGALAAEGPAALAKGTRVLVEDLFARVPARRKFLRSGRSEYAACLDVVRRLAMARPDIAFVVEHDGRRVLDVQGGQDRLARVAALTQRELAANSIGVDLDRGEVHLGGVISLPTYNRGIADHQYLFVNGRPVKDRLLVGALRGAYADLLARDRHPVVALFLDVPTSEVDVNVHPAKTEVRFRDPQLVRGMIVGGLRRALDEHGFRSVQRPAEAALAAWQQEPVPPPEPATGFLFGRRTEPAVHLFGTDTPPANEAVARVYDRLVPFASASAPLAGRAEVAEMAPPEADEHPLGIARGQIAKTYIVAEAEDGLVIVDQHAAHERLVLEQLRRGMSGQAVPSQGLLLPEVVELDEPACDRLEAAAPQLAALGVELERFGPAAVMVRATPAMLGAIDCHKLVTDIADDLAGYDAALGLSEKLELVAATMACHGSVRAGRTLNVAEMNALLRQMEVTPHSGQCNHGRPTWVKLQMADVERLFGRK, encoded by the coding sequence ATGTCAATACGTCGCCTGCCGGAAACGCTCGTAAATCGGATCGCAGCCGGTGAAGTGGTCGAAAGACCCGCCGCAGCGCTGAAAGAACTGGTTGAAAACGCCATCGACGCGCGCGCGACTCGCATTTCGGTGCGAATCGTCGAGGGCGGGATTTCGCGGCTGGAGGTCGAAGATGACGGCTGCGGGATGACTCCATCCGACATGGCGCTCGCGCTCGAACGCCATGCGACGTCGAAACTCCCCGACGATGCGATCGAGGATGTGACGACGCTGGGATTCCGCGGCGAGGCGCTGCCTTCGATTGCCAGCGTCGCGCGGCTGACCCTCGAAAGCAGGGTCGCGGGCGGCGACGGCTGGAAGCGTGTCGTCGACAATGGCGCGCTTGCGGCGGAGGGGCCGGCGGCACTGGCGAAGGGCACCCGCGTCCTCGTCGAGGATCTGTTCGCGCGCGTCCCCGCGCGGCGTAAGTTTCTGCGCAGCGGCCGCAGCGAATATGCCGCCTGCCTCGACGTAGTGCGGCGGCTTGCGATGGCGCGGCCCGACATCGCGTTCGTCGTCGAGCATGACGGGCGCCGTGTCCTCGACGTCCAGGGCGGGCAGGACCGGCTCGCGCGCGTCGCGGCGCTGACCCAGCGCGAGCTGGCCGCGAACAGCATCGGCGTCGATCTCGACCGCGGCGAGGTGCATCTAGGCGGCGTGATCAGCCTGCCGACCTACAATCGCGGCATCGCCGATCATCAATATCTGTTCGTCAACGGCCGCCCGGTGAAGGACCGGCTGCTCGTCGGCGCGCTGCGCGGCGCCTATGCCGACCTGCTCGCGCGCGACCGCCATCCGGTCGTCGCGCTGTTCCTCGACGTGCCGACGAGCGAGGTCGACGTCAACGTTCACCCAGCGAAGACCGAAGTGCGCTTCCGCGACCCGCAGCTTGTCCGCGGCATGATCGTCGGGGGCTTGCGCCGCGCGCTCGACGAGCACGGCTTCCGCAGCGTCCAGCGCCCGGCCGAGGCAGCGCTGGCGGCGTGGCAGCAGGAGCCGGTGCCGCCGCCCGAGCCCGCGACCGGCTTCCTCTTCGGCCGCCGCACCGAGCCCGCAGTGCATCTTTTCGGCACCGACACGCCACCGGCGAACGAGGCGGTCGCGCGCGTCTATGACCGGCTCGTTCCCTTCGCGAGCGCATCTGCGCCGCTCGCGGGCCGCGCCGAGGTCGCCGAAATGGCGCCGCCCGAGGCCGACGAGCACCCGCTCGGCATCGCGCGTGGCCAGATCGCGAAAACCTATATCGTCGCGGAGGCCGAGGACGGTCTCGTCATCGTCGACCAGCACGCGGCGCACGAACGGCTCGTGCTCGAACAATTGCGGCGCGGGATGAGCGGGCAGGCGGTGCCGTCGCAGGGCCTGCTGCTGCCCGAGGTCGTCGAACTCGACGAGCCCGCGTGCGACCGACTCGAAGCCGCGGCGCCGCAGCTTGCCGCGCTCGGCGTCGAACTCGAACGCTTCGGTCCCGCCGCGGTGATGGTGCGCGCGACCCCGGCGATGCTGGGGGCGATCGACTGCCACAAGCTCGTCACCGACATCGCCGACGACCTCGCGGGCTACGACGCCGCGCTCGGCCTTTCGGAAAAGCTCGAACTGGTCGCGGCGACGATGGCCTGCCACGGCTCGGTGCGCGCGGGGCGGACGCTGAATGTCGCCGAGATGAATGCCCTGCTCCGGCAGATGGAGGTGACGCCGCACTCGGGCCAGTGTAACCATGGTCGTCCGACGTGGGTAAAATTACAAATGGCGGATGTTGAGCGGCTGTTCGGCCGAAAATGA